A window of the Bacteroides thetaiotaomicron VPI-5482 genome harbors these coding sequences:
- a CDS encoding M56 family metallopeptidase produces the protein MGAFLFYLLKSGCCLVVFYIFFKLLMSRSTFFHFNRITLLVGLLGCTLLPLIELTTTEETFLHTPLYAIHEILQSTESVILNPEQMEDPILISEKNPEINSLNWIPVTLAFIYGVGALVTLIWLSLSTCRLIQLIRTSEKKQFGNYVLVIPQQPTASFSWGKYIVISAADYSQQSEEILLHEMMHLRNHHTLDLLFMQIFLLVYWFNPVVWLLKRELQEVHEFEADNGVINTGIDATKYQLLLVKKAVGTRLYSMANGFNHSKLKKRITMMLKERTNRWARLKLLLAVPVMAGALYVFAQPEVKEVPRQIQSELQQKEADDYSSLMFFFKEGGERYSKLVNGAYPPSKIKARQVHSLFVNKQNRVMFDNDVCSVDELKSTIVKNLTKSWEESKRKEYQVISFQVDRGSEIAALTTILKEVKGAFEQIRADLSITLTDKSEEALDRLFPVLLSEGATRNYGLKELSMEEKISGIVVTIHTSEGKEVMKDYTLTELKQKVTAARAKQAADPESLVIGLKIEKGCKMGYVTDTKQVLRECSALKINYSTDN, from the coding sequence ATGGGAGCTTTTTTATTCTATCTGCTGAAATCCGGATGTTGCTTAGTGGTCTTTTATATTTTCTTTAAGCTGCTGATGAGCCGGAGTACTTTTTTCCATTTCAACCGCATCACTTTGTTGGTTGGGTTGTTAGGATGTACTTTGCTTCCACTTATAGAGCTGACAACTACCGAGGAGACTTTTTTGCATACTCCGTTGTATGCCATTCACGAGATATTGCAAAGTACGGAATCTGTCATTCTAAATCCGGAACAGATGGAAGATCCTATTCTTATATCTGAAAAGAATCCGGAAATAAACTCTTTGAATTGGATTCCTGTGACTTTAGCTTTTATATATGGAGTGGGGGCTTTGGTGACACTGATCTGGTTGTCTTTGTCCACTTGTCGTTTGATTCAGTTGATTCGTACGTCAGAGAAAAAACAGTTTGGAAACTATGTATTAGTGATTCCTCAGCAGCCAACTGCTTCATTTAGCTGGGGTAAATATATTGTTATTTCAGCAGCTGACTACTCTCAACAGTCCGAAGAAATACTCCTCCACGAAATGATGCATTTACGAAATCATCATACTTTGGACTTATTGTTTATGCAGATATTCCTGCTTGTTTATTGGTTTAATCCTGTCGTTTGGCTACTAAAACGGGAGTTGCAGGAAGTACATGAATTTGAAGCCGATAATGGTGTAATTAATACAGGCATCGATGCAACTAAATATCAATTATTACTGGTGAAAAAAGCTGTTGGTACAAGGCTCTACTCTATGGCTAATGGCTTTAATCACTCTAAACTTAAAAAACGTATCACTATGATGTTAAAAGAAAGAACCAATCGTTGGGCACGATTAAAGCTGTTGCTTGCCGTGCCTGTGATGGCTGGAGCGCTTTATGTGTTTGCACAGCCGGAAGTGAAAGAAGTTCCGCGACAGATTCAGTCTGAACTTCAGCAGAAAGAAGCGGATGATTATTCATCTTTGATGTTTTTTTTCAAAGAAGGGGGAGAGAGATACAGCAAGCTGGTTAATGGAGCGTATCCACCCTCTAAGATTAAAGCAAGACAGGTTCACTCCCTTTTTGTTAATAAACAAAATAGGGTGATGTTCGATAATGATGTATGTTCAGTGGATGAGTTGAAGTCTACTATTGTGAAGAATTTGACGAAGTCCTGGGAAGAAAGTAAGAGGAAAGAATACCAAGTTATTTCTTTTCAGGTTGATCGCGGAAGTGAAATTGCTGCACTCACTACTATACTCAAAGAAGTAAAAGGAGCATTTGAGCAAATTCGTGCTGATTTGTCTATTACATTGACAGATAAAAGTGAAGAAGCGTTGGACCGATTGTTTCCCGTTCTACTGTCGGAAGGTGCTACGAGAAATTATGGATTGAAAGAGCTGTCAATGGAGGAGAAAATCAGTGGGATTGTGGTAACAATTCACACTTCGGAAGGGAAGGAAGTAATGAAAGATTATACTTTAACGGAATTGAAACAGAAAGTCACTGCTGCACGTGCAAAGCAAGCTGCTGATCCGGAAAGTTTGGTTATTGGCCTCAAGATAGAGAAAGGGTGTAAGATGGGATACGTGACGGATACCAAGCAGGTGCTGAGGGAATGTAGTGCATTGAAGATTAATTATTCAACTGATAACTAA
- the map gene encoding type I methionyl aminopeptidase: MKNFIKGFRFTPSNYPAEVEAKIQKYRKQGYKLPPRKVLRTPEQLEGIRESAKINTALLDYISENIREGMSTEEIDVMVYDFTTKHGAIPAPLNYEGFPKSVCTSINDVVCHGIPSKTEILQSGDIINVDVSTIYKGYFSDASRMFMIGDVSPEMRKLVQVTKECMEIGIAAAQPWKQLGDVGAAIQEHAEKNGFNVVRDLCGHGVGMQFHEAPDVEHFGRRGTGMMIVPGMTFTIEPMINMGTYEVFVDEADGWTVCTDDGLPSAQWENMILITETGNEILTY, encoded by the coding sequence ATGAAGAACTTTATCAAGGGATTCCGGTTTACTCCCTCCAATTACCCGGCTGAAGTAGAAGCGAAAATACAGAAATACAGAAAACAAGGTTACAAACTCCCACCGCGCAAAGTACTGCGTACTCCCGAACAACTGGAAGGAATCCGTGAGAGTGCCAAAATCAATACTGCCCTGTTGGATTATATTTCGGAGAATATCCGTGAAGGAATGTCGACTGAAGAAATCGATGTCATGGTATATGACTTCACCACAAAGCACGGTGCCATCCCTGCTCCTCTCAACTACGAAGGATTTCCTAAAAGCGTCTGCACCAGTATCAATGATGTGGTATGCCACGGTATTCCCAGCAAAACAGAAATACTGCAAAGCGGAGATATCATCAATGTAGATGTTTCTACCATTTACAAAGGATATTTCTCCGACGCATCCCGTATGTTTATGATCGGTGACGTAAGTCCCGAAATGCGCAAACTGGTTCAAGTGACTAAAGAGTGTATGGAAATAGGTATAGCCGCCGCACAGCCTTGGAAACAATTAGGAGATGTAGGCGCCGCTATTCAGGAACACGCAGAAAAGAACGGATTCAACGTGGTACGCGATCTTTGCGGGCATGGTGTAGGAATGCAGTTTCATGAAGCACCGGATGTGGAACATTTCGGACGCCGGGGAACAGGAATGATGATCGTTCCGGGCATGACCTTCACCATTGAACCGATGATAAATATGGGTACTTATGAAGTATTTGTTGACGAAGCTGACGGATGGACGGTATGCACGGATGACGGACTGCCTTCTGCCCAATGGGAGAATATGATTCTGATTACTGAAACCGGAAACGAAATTCTGACTTATTGA
- a CDS encoding DNA recombination protein RmuC — protein MELILLIVIAALAVISIVLSLAKGNNHAQAEQLQAALRQQMQENREELNRSIRELRMEMTQTLNQNMQQLQDVLHKNMMTNGELQRQKFDTMARQQEVLIKSTEKRLDDMRLMVEEKLQKTLNERIGQSFEIVRSQLENVQKGLGEMKSLAQDVGGLKKVLSNVKMRGTFGEVQLGALLEQMMSPEQYDANVKTKKSGTEFVEFAIKLPGKDDANSTVYLPIDAKFPKDVYEQYYDAFEAGDTALMESSGKQLETTIKKMAKDIHDKYVDPPFTTDFAIMFLPFESIYAEVIRRTSLVETLQKEYKIVVTGPTTLGAILNSLQMGFRTLAIQKRTGEVWTVLGAVKTEFSKFGGLLEKVQKNLQSAGDQLEEVMGKRTRAIERKLRQVEQLPHEESQRILPIADDGDDE, from the coding sequence ATGGAACTGATTCTACTTATTGTTATTGCCGCATTAGCAGTAATCTCGATTGTACTATCACTGGCAAAAGGAAATAATCATGCGCAAGCGGAACAATTACAGGCAGCCTTGCGCCAGCAAATGCAAGAGAACCGCGAAGAACTAAACCGCAGTATCCGGGAACTTCGCATGGAAATGACCCAAACGCTGAATCAGAATATGCAACAATTGCAAGACGTACTGCATAAGAACATGATGACAAACGGGGAACTGCAACGCCAAAAGTTCGACACAATGGCACGCCAGCAAGAGGTCTTGATAAAATCGACTGAAAAGCGGCTGGATGATATGCGACTGATGGTGGAAGAAAAATTGCAGAAGACATTGAATGAACGCATTGGACAGTCCTTTGAAATCGTCCGCTCACAACTGGAAAATGTACAGAAGGGACTGGGAGAAATGAAATCTCTCGCACAAGACGTCGGTGGACTGAAAAAAGTATTGAGTAACGTAAAAATGCGCGGTACATTCGGTGAAGTTCAGTTAGGAGCATTGCTGGAACAGATGATGAGTCCGGAACAATATGACGCCAATGTGAAAACCAAGAAAAGCGGAACTGAATTTGTGGAATTTGCCATTAAGTTACCGGGTAAGGATGATGCGAACAGCACTGTATACCTGCCTATCGATGCAAAATTCCCGAAAGATGTATATGAGCAATACTACGACGCTTTCGAGGCAGGAGATACTGCATTGATGGAATCATCCGGCAAGCAGCTGGAAACAACCATCAAGAAAATGGCGAAAGATATTCACGATAAATATGTAGACCCGCCTTTCACCACAGACTTTGCCATCATGTTCCTGCCTTTTGAAAGCATCTATGCAGAGGTGATCCGAAGAACAAGCTTGGTAGAGACGCTACAAAAAGAATATAAAATTGTAGTGACGGGACCAACTACCCTTGGTGCTATATTGAACAGTCTTCAGATGGGGTTCCGCACGCTGGCTATTCAAAAGCGTACCGGAGAAGTGTGGACAGTTTTGGGAGCAGTTAAAACTGAATTCAGCAAATTCGGAGGCCTACTCGAAAAGGTACAGAAGAACCTGCAAAGTGCCGGTGACCAACTGGAAGAAGTGATGGGAAAAAGAACCCGCGCTATTGAACGGAAACTACGCCAAGTAGAACAATTGCCCCATGAGGAAAGTCAGAGAATTCTGCCGATAGCGGATGACGGGGATGATGAATAA
- the nhaA gene encoding Na+/H+ antiporter NhaA yields MTILRTMRNFSSMNIAASILLFVAAIAAAIIANSPVAPVYQEFLLHELHLQIGNFNLLSHGGENLRMIEFINDGLMTIFFLLVGLEIKRELLVGELSSFRKAALPFIAACGGMLFPVIVYMSICPPGSAGSQGLAIPMATDIAFSLGVLSLLGSRVPLSLKIFLTAFAVVDDIGGILVIALFYSSHVSYGYILIAALLYVLLYFIGKRGTTNKIFFLVIGVVIWYLFLQSGIHSTISGVILAFVIPAKPRLDVGKYIEHIRHTIAGFPVVESGSIVLTNEQIAKLKEVESASDRVISPLQSLEDNLHGAVNYLILPLFAFVNAGVVFSGGGELVGSVGMAVAAGLLFGKFAGIYFFTWLAIKIKLTPMPPGMTWKNLSGIALLGGIGFTVSLFIANLSFGANYPVLLNQAKFGVLSGTILSGLLGYIVLRIVLPVRKRK; encoded by the coding sequence ATGACAATTTTGCGTACAATGCGAAATTTCTCGTCAATGAATATTGCGGCGAGTATCCTTTTGTTTGTAGCGGCAATAGCGGCTGCTATCATAGCCAATTCTCCGGTTGCTCCGGTTTATCAGGAGTTCCTTTTGCATGAACTTCATTTGCAGATCGGTAATTTTAATCTGCTTTCGCATGGCGGAGAGAATCTGCGGATGATCGAGTTCATCAATGACGGGTTGATGACCATCTTTTTCTTGCTGGTAGGATTGGAAATCAAACGGGAGTTGTTGGTTGGTGAGCTTTCTTCCTTCCGCAAGGCGGCGCTTCCCTTTATTGCTGCCTGTGGCGGTATGCTGTTTCCGGTGATTGTTTACATGTCAATCTGTCCTCCGGGCAGTGCGGGAAGTCAGGGATTGGCCATTCCAATGGCAACGGATATTGCTTTTTCGTTAGGGGTATTAAGTCTGTTGGGAAGCCGTGTGCCGTTGAGCCTGAAGATATTTCTGACGGCTTTTGCGGTAGTTGATGATATCGGAGGTATCCTTGTAATTGCTCTTTTTTATAGTTCGCATGTGTCGTATGGGTATATTTTGATAGCCGCATTGCTTTACGTTTTACTTTATTTTATAGGGAAGCGTGGGACTACCAATAAGATTTTCTTTTTAGTGATCGGTGTCGTTATATGGTATTTATTTTTGCAATCCGGTATTCATAGTACCATTTCGGGAGTTATTCTGGCGTTTGTTATTCCGGCGAAACCCCGTCTAGATGTTGGAAAATATATCGAGCATATTCGTCATACAATTGCAGGTTTCCCGGTGGTGGAATCGGGAAGTATCGTATTGACTAATGAGCAGATTGCCAAACTGAAAGAGGTCGAATCTGCTTCCGACCGTGTTATCAGTCCTCTGCAGTCTTTGGAGGATAATTTGCATGGAGCTGTCAATTATCTGATTCTTCCGTTGTTTGCCTTTGTCAATGCAGGCGTTGTCTTTAGTGGCGGCGGTGAGTTGGTGGGAAGTGTAGGGATGGCAGTGGCAGCAGGGTTGCTGTTTGGTAAATTTGCGGGAATTTATTTCTTTACCTGGTTGGCTATAAAGATAAAACTTACTCCAATGCCGCCGGGCATGACTTGGAAGAATCTTTCCGGTATAGCTCTGTTGGGAGGGATCGGTTTTACGGTGTCGCTTTTCATTGCCAATCTTTCTTTTGGTGCAAACTACCCTGTTCTGTTGAATCAGGCTAAGTTCGGAGTGCTATCGGGGACTATTCTTTCCGGATTATTAGGATACATTGTACTCAGGATAGTATTACCTGTCCGAAAGCGGAAATAA
- a CDS encoding B12-binding domain-containing radical SAM protein: MKLLWLDLNSSYAHSSLALPALHAQIADDTTIEWCTVSATINENTGMVVNQIYHHQPDIIAATNWLFNHEQLLHIVSRAKALLPHCCIVLGGPEFLGNNEAFLRKNKFVNGVFRGEGEEVFPIWLKVWNHPVNEWNQISGLCYLDESDQYQDNGIARVMNFSQLVSPEKSRFFNWSKPFVQLETTRGCFNTCAFCVSGGEKPVRTISLEAIRERLNVIHQHGIKNVRVLDRTFNYNNKRAKELLHLFREYAPDICFHLEIHPALLSEELKEELAILPNGLLHLEAGIQSLREPVLEKSRRIGKLSDALQGLKYLCSLKNMETHADLIAGLPLYHLSEIFEDVRTLAEYGAGEIQLESLKLLPGTEMRRRAEELGIQYSPLPPYEVLQTKEISVEELQTAHYLSRLLDGFYNTPTWRSLTRTLILDNPHFLHELLDHLIQTDVIDTPLSLEKRGLILYNFCKNHYPDYVTQVSIAWIEAGMSLKKIPAEKVKTKRQVPPDNWEIIYGSYRENLRLCFLPIDEAGHGYWFGFESEIQKIEPVFKAKRLS; this comes from the coding sequence ATGAAACTTCTTTGGCTTGATTTAAATAGCTCCTATGCGCACTCATCGCTGGCATTGCCTGCATTACATGCTCAAATAGCAGATGACACTACCATTGAGTGGTGTACAGTATCGGCAACCATCAACGAAAATACCGGAATGGTAGTCAACCAAATCTATCACCATCAACCGGATATTATTGCTGCTACCAACTGGCTATTTAATCACGAGCAACTGTTGCATATCGTTTCACGTGCTAAAGCTTTGCTACCTCATTGCTGCATCGTACTCGGCGGTCCGGAGTTTTTAGGAAATAACGAAGCCTTCTTAAGAAAGAACAAATTTGTCAACGGAGTGTTTCGGGGAGAAGGAGAAGAAGTATTCCCAATTTGGTTAAAAGTATGGAATCACCCTGTAAATGAGTGGAATCAGATATCCGGATTATGTTATCTGGACGAATCAGACCAATATCAAGACAACGGTATTGCCCGTGTCATGAACTTCTCTCAGCTCGTCTCACCGGAGAAAAGTCGTTTTTTTAATTGGAGCAAGCCTTTCGTACAACTGGAAACTACCCGAGGATGCTTCAACACATGCGCTTTCTGCGTCAGCGGAGGTGAGAAACCGGTTCGCACCATTTCATTGGAGGCAATCCGCGAACGACTGAATGTTATCCATCAGCATGGCATCAAAAATGTGCGTGTACTCGACCGCACTTTCAACTATAATAATAAGCGAGCCAAAGAACTTCTTCACCTCTTCCGTGAATATGCCCCGGACATCTGTTTCCATTTGGAAATTCACCCGGCACTTCTCTCCGAAGAATTGAAAGAAGAACTCGCTATTTTACCTAATGGTTTGCTACACCTCGAAGCAGGTATTCAAAGCCTTCGTGAACCCGTATTAGAGAAAAGCCGACGTATCGGAAAATTATCTGATGCCCTTCAAGGTCTGAAATATCTTTGTTCCCTTAAGAACATGGAGACACATGCTGACTTAATAGCCGGTCTTCCTCTCTATCACCTATCCGAAATATTTGAAGACGTTCGTACACTTGCCGAATATGGTGCAGGGGAAATACAACTGGAATCATTAAAATTACTTCCCGGCACGGAAATGCGAAGAAGGGCGGAAGAGTTAGGCATCCAATACTCTCCTCTCCCTCCCTACGAAGTTTTGCAGACTAAAGAAATTTCCGTAGAAGAATTGCAAACCGCCCACTATCTGTCCCGTCTTTTAGACGGATTCTATAATACACCTACATGGCGAAGTCTGACTCGTACCCTCATTTTGGATAATCCGCATTTCCTGCATGAGTTACTTGACCATCTAATACAGACAGATGTCATCGACACTCCTTTGAGTCTAGAAAAAAGGGGACTTATCCTCTATAATTTCTGCAAGAATCATTATCCCGATTACGTGACACAAGTCAGTATTGCATGGATAGAAGCCGGTATGTCGTTAAAAAAAATCCCCGCTGAAAAAGTAAAGACAAAACGCCAAGTTCCTCCCGATAATTGGGAAATTATATATGGTTCATATCGTGAGAACCTCCGGTTATGTTTTCTTCCTATTGACGAAGCAGGACATGGCTATTGGTTCGGATTTGAATCGGAGATTCAGAAGATAGAACCGGTATTTAAAGCAAAAAGATTATCTTAA
- a CDS encoding BlaI/MecI/CopY family transcriptional regulator — protein sequence MKRLTVKEEEIMRIFWEHGPMFVRELLSFYDEPKPHYNTVSTLVRGLEEKGFVGYKAYGNTYQYYALVSEKEYKSSALKEVVSQYYNNSYINVVSSFIEEEGMSVDELKSLIEYIEQSKKKK from the coding sequence ATGAAACGATTGACCGTCAAAGAGGAAGAAATTATGCGTATATTTTGGGAACATGGACCTATGTTTGTTCGTGAACTTCTATCATTCTATGATGAACCAAAACCGCATTATAACACAGTTTCTACCCTTGTTCGAGGGCTGGAGGAGAAAGGTTTTGTGGGGTATAAAGCCTACGGAAATACTTATCAATATTATGCTCTTGTTTCGGAAAAGGAGTATAAGAGTTCGGCACTCAAAGAAGTGGTTTCCCAGTATTATAATAATTCCTATATCAATGTAGTGTCTTCTTTTATTGAAGAAGAAGGGATGTCTGTTGATGAACTAAAATCGCTTATAGAGTATATAGAGCAAAGTAAAAAGAAGAAGTAA
- a CDS encoding DUF4858 domain-containing protein, translating into MDAYKYQLGTLCLLLLPLSVAGQEWSKQDSLRLQQTLNSEQEIRINKVFVKKTEQNMLYHTKPFVDFDPTLPILKSTIISPKLPFHTHNIFRQTNSTFLPTYSRLKINKNITLHSKSNFSESSNHFHIQTQMDYKLSKKWFLSIYGKQNLDTRRYRGLSSEAIPTTLGSDIVLKVGKGWKLKTGVQYQYNTIQKRWEWVPQICISYEW; encoded by the coding sequence ATGGACGCTTATAAATATCAGTTAGGTACTCTTTGTCTATTATTACTCCCCTTATCCGTAGCAGGACAAGAGTGGAGCAAACAAGATTCATTGAGGCTACAGCAAACATTAAATTCTGAGCAAGAAATCAGAATCAATAAGGTATTCGTAAAGAAGACAGAACAAAACATGTTATATCATACAAAACCCTTTGTTGACTTTGATCCAACATTACCGATTCTTAAATCAACAATCATATCTCCGAAATTACCTTTTCATACTCATAACATCTTTCGACAGACCAATTCTACTTTCTTACCCACTTATTCACGGCTCAAAATAAACAAAAATATCACTCTGCATAGTAAAAGTAACTTTAGTGAAAGTTCAAACCACTTTCATATCCAAACTCAAATGGATTATAAGCTCTCTAAAAAATGGTTTCTTAGCATATATGGTAAACAAAATCTGGACACCCGAAGATATCGTGGACTTTCCTCTGAAGCAATACCAACCACACTAGGCAGCGACATTGTTTTAAAAGTAGGTAAAGGCTGGAAATTGAAAACCGGCGTACAATATCAATACAACACCATACAAAAAAGATGGGAATGGGTGCCTCAGATCTGTATTTCTTATGAATGGTAA